In one Lycium barbarum isolate Lr01 chromosome 7, ASM1917538v2, whole genome shotgun sequence genomic region, the following are encoded:
- the LOC132602002 gene encoding protein PELPK1-like produces the protein MEKKGKPSLLEDSYKKVPIVSKVPSVPKEEYNAPSLPKNDYYKTPLVPEANYKKVPAVPKVPSVPKEEYKAPSLSKNDYYKTPSVPEANYKKVLAIPKVPSMPKPEYKALSLPKNDYYKKSSILEDNYKKVPSILEKPSLPEDSNKKVPTVSKVPSVPKEEYKAPSLPKNDYYKKPLVPEDNYKKVPFVPKVPSVPKPKYKDSIFAKE, from the exons ATGGAGAAAAAGGG TAAACCATCACTTCTAGAAGATAGCTACAAAAAGGTGCCAATTGTTTCAAAGGTACCCTCGGTACCTAAAGAGGAATACAATGCGCCATCTTTGCCAAAGAATGACTACTACAAGACGCCATTAGTTCCAGAAGCTAACTACAAGAAGGTACCGGCTGTTCCAAAG GTACCCTCGGTACCTAAAGAGGAATACAAGGCGCCATCTTTGTCAAAGAATGACTACTACAAGACGCCATCAGTTCCAGAAGCCAACTACAAGAAGGTGCTGGCTATTCCAAAGGTACCCTCAATGCCTAAACCGGAATACAAGGCTCTATCTTTACCAAAGAATGACTACTACAAGAAGTCATCAATTCTAGAAGATAACTACAAGAAGGTTCCATCCATCCTAGAG AAACCATCACTTCCAGAAGATAGCAATAAAAAGGTGCCAACTGTTTCAAAGGTACCCTCGGTACCTAAAGAGGAATACAAGGCGCCATCTTTGCCAAAGAATGACTACTACAAGAAGCCATTAGTTCCAGAAGATAACTATAAGAAGGTGCCATTTGTTCCAAAGGTACCCTCAGTGCCTAAACCAAAATACAAAGACTCCATCTTTGCCAAAGAATGA
- the LOC132604598 gene encoding protein PELPK1-like: MCQIKLNKNNIWDVYKSNTCSISPMCWIILIIKSSTHFRLYINSLDDTPFRIQIFSMGSQMKKQLSQLACALAFFLIATCTKAYTPHSYESQTSTYNEVPITVAKSDYYKKSSPPLDTYKKVPTASKVPSIPKEEFKAPYLPKNDYYKKPVIPEANYEKMLAVPKVPSVSKSEYKISSLSKNDYYKKPSIPEKKVPSFPPEPSMPTPEYKAPPEPSTRKSDYKAPFLPKNDYYKKPLIPEANYKKMLAVPKVPSMSKSKYKISSLSKNDYYKKPSIPEKKVPSFPPEPSMPTPEYKAPPEPSTRKSEYKAPSLPKNEYYKKPSVSEDNYKKMPSVPKIHSVPKPEYKASSLPKNEYCKKPPTSKDNYKRVPSVPPVKG, encoded by the coding sequence ATGTGCCAAATAAAACTAAACAAGAACAACATCTGGGACGTCTATAAAAGTAATACCTGCAGCATATCTCCAATGTGCTGGATTATTTTAATCATTAAATCATCAACTCACTTTAGGCTTTATATAAACTCCCTTGACGACACACCTTTCAGAATCCAAATCTTTTCAATGGGTAGTCAAATGAAGAAGCAATTGTCTCAACTTGCTTGTGCTTTGgcatttttcttgattgcaactTGCACTAAGGCATATACACCTCATTCTTATGAATCACAAACTTCAACATACAATGAAGTACCAATCACAGTAGCTAAAAGTGACTATTACAAGAAATCATCACCTCCACTAGATACCTACAAAAAGGTGCCAACTGCTTCAAAGGTACCCTCGATACCTAAAGAGGAATTCAAGGCGCCATATTTGCCAAAGAATGACTATTACAAGAAGCCAGTAATTCCAGAAGCTAACTACGAGAAGATGCTAGCTGTTCCAAAGGTACCCTCAGTGTCTAAATCGGAATACAAGATTTCATCTTTATCAAAGAATGACTACTATAAGAAGCCATCAATTCCAGAAAAGAAGGTTCCTTCCTTCCCACCGGAACCTTCAATGCCTACACCAGAATACAAGGCTCCACCGGAACCTTCAACGCGTAAATCAGACTACAAAGCTCCATTTTTACCGAAGAATGACTATTACAAGAAGCCATTAATTCCAGAAGCTAACTACAAGAAGATGCTAGCTGTTCCAAAGGTACCCTCAATGTCTAAATCGAAATACAAGATTTCATCTTTATCAAAGAATGACTACTATAAGAAGCCATCAATTCCAGAAAAGAAGGTTCCATCCTTCCCACCGGAACCTTCAATGCCTACACCAGAATACAAGGCTCCACCGGAACCTTCAACGCGTAAATCAGAATACAAAGCTCCATCTTTGCCAAAGAATGAATACTACAAGAAACCATCAGTTTCAGAAGATAACTACAAGAAGATGCCATCTGTTCCAAAGATACACTCAGTGCCTAAACCGGAATACAAAGCTTCATCTTTGCCAAAAAATGAATATTGCAAAAAGCCACCAACTTCAAAAGATAACTACAAGAGAGTTCCATCCGTTCCACCGGTGAAGGGTTAA